Part of the Bacteroidales bacterium genome, AAACATCCATTTCCGCCATTTGTCCCAAAAGATTGTAAAATCTTGGTAATTGGAAGTTTCCCCGGAAAAGAATCGACACAAGCAAAAAGAGAGGATGATTGGTTTTACGGTGCCAAGCGAAATCAATTTTGGAAGCTCTTAGAAAATGTTTACAACATAGAATTAAAAACAAAGGACGATAAGAAAAACTTATTTAATAAGGCAAAAATAGGTATTACAGATATTATTGAATCTTGCGAAAGAAAAGAAAACAGCAACTCCGATTCAAATTTGATTAACAAGACCTATAACTCTAAACTTGCTGAAATAATAGAAACTAATCCGATTGACAAAATTCTATTTACAAGTAAGGGCGTTAAAAATGAGTTTTGCCAACATTTCAAGGTTCCGGAAAATGTCAACTTGATTACTCTGCCTTCTCCATCACCGATTTATAGACGAATGAGTTTTGAGAGAAAAGCAGAAATCTATAAAATACATTTTCCAAAACTTTGATTGTTGATTTTCTGATTTACTGTATTAGCCCTTCAATTTACAGGACAAAATTATCGAAAACAATTTACGAATGTTTTATATTTGTTTCGTAAAAGATACGTTAGTAAACATAATAAAAAGACATACTTAGGCATGAAAATATGTATTAAAATAGCTTTTGCGATTTTGATTGTTTTTATAAGATTAAACGACATAAAAGCTTCGGAAATTGGACATGTTATTCCTGATTCCATAAAATTT contains:
- a CDS encoding DNA-deoxyinosine glycosylase, producing MIEKHPFPPFVPKDCKILVIGSFPGKESTQAKREDDWFYGAKRNQFWKLLENVYNIELKTKDDKKNLFNKAKIGITDIIESCERKENSNSDSNLINKTYNSKLAEIIETNPIDKILFTSKGVKNEFCQHFKVPENVNLITLPSPSPIYRRMSFERKAEIYKIHFPKL